The proteins below are encoded in one region of Knoellia sp. S7-12:
- a CDS encoding substrate-binding domain-containing protein, which translates to MGRHQSEASAPSQRGVIAALVAGAVVIAGGAYALGKGTGSDGAGATTEGSSAGCASAPLRVEVTPEVADLVKTQLATATKANPCHRYEVTSTRASSVASRIRQGKAPDAWIADSSVWLDQTTAGSSGSAVKTDWVSGGSLAHSPVVLANPVKSKDKLTGELASWADLVNKSGAIHLANPHLDTASRLAFLASRGDQATTKDVTAGQRIILLSRFAATGAADLLASVQDPTKSSTTRSEPFPLSEQALAAYAKTAPGALAPVAPRAGTLFMDYPWTPAPDLSPALKEIADAGFRALTSASATDAFAKAGFRPDDDSGGPTIDGVEAASITALKPMAGPARLDALRQWDVLKADARMLAIVDVSGSMKTVAKDTGGKTRAKVAEESLITAVEKLPDGSQVGGWIFSTDKGGKGKDWAPIAPIARLDEPEGKGTHRDAIAAALKKFPSYISGDTGLYDTTAAAFDEMNKTYDPEYFNSVVIITDGKNDDPGGGLDLAQLLAHIKKGHDPARPVRVITIGMGEADTKALQTISAATGGTSYTANTSDDLLTVFVQALLSREPAQAP; encoded by the coding sequence ATGGGTCGTCACCAGTCCGAAGCCAGCGCTCCGAGTCAGCGCGGGGTCATTGCTGCCCTCGTGGCTGGCGCCGTCGTCATCGCGGGCGGCGCATATGCGCTCGGCAAGGGCACCGGTTCGGACGGCGCTGGAGCCACCACCGAAGGCTCCAGCGCGGGATGCGCCTCAGCCCCTCTGCGCGTCGAAGTGACGCCCGAGGTCGCCGACCTCGTCAAGACGCAGCTGGCGACGGCGACCAAGGCCAACCCGTGTCACCGCTACGAGGTGACGTCCACCCGAGCCTCGAGCGTGGCGAGCCGCATCCGCCAGGGCAAGGCTCCGGACGCATGGATCGCCGACTCGTCCGTGTGGCTCGACCAGACGACGGCCGGCAGCAGCGGCTCCGCGGTCAAAACAGACTGGGTCTCCGGCGGCTCCCTCGCACACTCGCCCGTCGTCCTCGCCAACCCGGTCAAGAGCAAGGACAAATTGACGGGCGAGCTGGCTTCATGGGCTGACCTCGTCAACAAGAGCGGCGCGATCCACCTCGCGAACCCTCACCTCGACACGGCCAGCCGACTGGCCTTCCTCGCATCGCGGGGCGACCAGGCGACGACCAAGGACGTCACCGCCGGCCAGCGCATCATCCTGCTCTCGCGCTTCGCCGCGACCGGCGCGGCCGACCTGCTCGCCAGCGTCCAGGACCCGACGAAGTCGAGCACGACCCGCAGCGAGCCGTTCCCGCTCAGCGAACAGGCACTCGCGGCATACGCCAAGACTGCCCCTGGGGCTCTCGCTCCGGTCGCACCCCGGGCCGGCACGCTGTTCATGGACTACCCGTGGACACCGGCCCCCGATCTCAGCCCGGCCCTCAAGGAGATCGCTGACGCAGGGTTCCGGGCGCTCACGTCTGCATCGGCCACCGACGCCTTTGCCAAGGCGGGCTTTCGGCCAGACGACGACTCCGGCGGCCCGACGATCGACGGGGTGGAGGCCGCCAGCATCACGGCCCTGAAGCCGATGGCCGGCCCGGCCCGGCTCGATGCCCTGCGCCAGTGGGACGTCCTCAAGGCCGACGCCCGCATGCTGGCCATCGTCGACGTCTCCGGCTCGATGAAGACGGTCGCCAAGGACACCGGCGGCAAGACGCGCGCCAAGGTGGCCGAGGAGTCGCTGATCACGGCCGTCGAGAAGCTGCCCGACGGCAGTCAGGTCGGCGGGTGGATCTTCTCCACCGACAAGGGCGGCAAGGGCAAGGACTGGGCGCCGATCGCTCCCATCGCCCGACTCGACGAACCCGAAGGGAAGGGCACCCACCGCGACGCGATCGCGGCCGCCCTCAAGAAGTTCCCCAGCTACATCAGCGGCGACACCGGGCTCTATGACACGACCGCGGCGGCGTTCGACGAGATGAACAAGACCTATGACCCGGAGTACTTCAACTCCGTCGTCATCATCACCGACGGCAAGAACGACGACCCGGGCGGCGGCCTCGACCTCGCCCAGCTGCTGGCCCACATCAAGAAGGGTCACGACCCCGCTCGACCGGTGCGCGTCATCACCATCGGCATGGGTGAGGCCGACACCAAAGCGCTGCAGACCATCTCGGCGGCCACGGGCGGCACGAGCTACACCGCCAACACCTCGGACGACCTGCTCACCGTGTTCGTCCAGGCGCTCCTGTCGCGCGAGCCCGCCCAGGCTCCCTGA
- a CDS encoding phage holin family protein — MQNFLIRVLINAVALWAAAGLISGISFGDEDEWTKKVVTIVLVALLFGLVNAVIRPIAKVLSFPAIVLTLGLFTFIVNAFMLQITEWIAEPIGLAFTIDEFFWDAVFGAVIITIVSWLLSVVLPDGDD, encoded by the coding sequence GTGCAGAACTTCCTGATTCGAGTCCTCATCAACGCCGTCGCCCTCTGGGCGGCTGCCGGTCTGATCTCCGGCATCAGCTTCGGCGACGAAGACGAGTGGACCAAGAAGGTCGTGACGATCGTGCTCGTCGCGCTCCTCTTCGGCCTCGTCAACGCCGTCATCCGGCCGATCGCCAAGGTGCTGTCCTTCCCAGCCATCGTGCTGACGCTGGGGCTGTTCACCTTCATCGTCAACGCGTTCATGCTCCAGATCACCGAGTGGATCGCCGAGCCGATCGGCCTGGCGTTCACCATCGACGAGTTCTTCTGGGACGCCGTCTTTGGTGCGGTCATCATCACCATCGTGTCGTGGCTCCTGAGCGTCGTCCTGCCCGACGGCGACGACTGA
- the hisC gene encoding histidinol-phosphate transaminase has product MTDGDANKSQPPAPRVRLRGALDAVPAYVAGRPAAAQAGITAYKMSSNENPYPPLPSVLDVVREQAGQMNRYPDMGVAALTEALAHRLDVPAARIATGPGSVGVLGQIITAFCDAGDEVVFAWRSFEAYPILVALAGASAVQVPLTSEARHDLDAMAAAITERTKVVLVCTPNNPTGPSVRTDELEAFLDKVPDDVLVVLDEAYLEFVASDDAPDALAIHRARPNVLVLRTFSKAYGLAGLRIGYAVAHESIAEALRKAAIPFGVNSLAQVAAIASLQAFGELDIRVKELVAERARIVAALERQGWDLPDTDANFVWFPVGERTTEFAAACQAAGLTVRPYGTDGVRVTIAEREANDRLLEVTAAFPRD; this is encoded by the coding sequence ATGACCGACGGTGATGCCAACAAGTCGCAGCCCCCCGCCCCCCGAGTCCGCCTCCGGGGAGCGCTCGACGCGGTCCCGGCCTATGTCGCAGGGCGGCCGGCGGCCGCCCAGGCCGGCATCACGGCATACAAGATGTCGTCCAACGAAAACCCGTATCCGCCGCTGCCGTCCGTCCTCGACGTCGTGCGTGAGCAGGCCGGGCAGATGAACCGCTACCCCGACATGGGCGTCGCGGCGCTCACCGAGGCGCTGGCCCACCGGCTCGACGTGCCGGCTGCGCGCATCGCCACCGGCCCCGGCAGTGTCGGTGTGCTGGGCCAGATCATCACGGCGTTCTGCGACGCCGGCGACGAGGTCGTCTTCGCGTGGCGCAGCTTCGAGGCCTACCCGATCCTCGTGGCGCTCGCCGGCGCGAGCGCCGTCCAGGTGCCGCTGACGAGCGAGGCCCGTCACGATCTGGACGCCATGGCCGCCGCCATCACCGAGCGCACCAAGGTGGTCCTCGTCTGCACGCCCAACAACCCGACCGGCCCCAGCGTGCGGACCGATGAGCTCGAGGCGTTCCTCGACAAGGTCCCGGACGACGTCCTCGTCGTGCTCGATGAGGCCTACCTCGAATTCGTCGCCAGCGATGATGCCCCCGACGCGCTCGCGATCCACCGCGCTCGCCCCAATGTCCTTGTCCTGCGCACCTTTTCGAAGGCCTACGGCCTTGCAGGCCTGCGCATCGGGTATGCCGTGGCGCACGAATCGATTGCCGAGGCGTTGCGCAAGGCGGCCATTCCATTCGGCGTGAACTCGCTCGCCCAGGTGGCCGCGATCGCCTCCCTGCAGGCCTTTGGTGAGCTCGACATCCGGGTCAAGGAGCTCGTCGCGGAGCGCGCCCGGATCGTGGCCGCGCTGGAGCGCCAGGGATGGGACCTCCCCGACACCGACGCCAACTTCGTGTGGTTCCCGGTGGGGGAGCGGACCACCGAGTTCGCGGCCGCGTGCCAGGCCGCTGGCCTGACGGTCCGGCCCTACGGCACCGACGGGGTGCGGGTGACCATCGCCGAACGCGAGGCCAACGACCGGCTGCTCGAGGTCACGGCAGCCTTCCCCCGCGACTGA
- a CDS encoding EamA family transporter produces the protein MPARHRLLAMLVAVLWGMNFIAIHASLEQFPPFFTGALRWLPLALAAVLFVPKPDVAWRWILLYGLGFGILQFTFLYWGMATGMPAGLASLVLQSSAPFTVVLGALLGERLSPRRGLGVLIAVGGLAVVGSQRGDVSAVWPFVLTVLGGLGWAFGNLAVRRARTTQPFQLTMWMSVVPPIPMLALSLLVEGPERIVSSLTSVGSSVGGAAVAGLLYTSLIATVVGTGIWSWLMARHPAGTVAPFSMLVPVTGLTSAWVLLGERPTAIEWVGCAIVVAGVLITAGGRQPRLIARSGSCEPSERLPERAISRP, from the coding sequence ATGCCCGCTCGCCATCGCCTCCTCGCCATGCTCGTCGCCGTCCTCTGGGGCATGAACTTCATCGCCATCCACGCCTCGCTCGAGCAGTTCCCACCGTTCTTCACCGGCGCGCTCCGCTGGCTGCCCCTGGCACTGGCCGCGGTGCTCTTCGTCCCGAAGCCTGATGTCGCGTGGCGCTGGATCCTGCTCTATGGGCTCGGATTCGGGATCCTCCAGTTCACGTTCCTCTATTGGGGCATGGCGACGGGTATGCCGGCCGGTCTCGCCTCGCTCGTCCTGCAGAGTTCCGCTCCGTTCACCGTCGTGCTCGGCGCCCTCCTCGGTGAGCGCCTGTCGCCCCGACGCGGTCTCGGTGTGCTCATCGCGGTCGGCGGCCTCGCCGTCGTGGGCTCGCAGCGTGGCGACGTCTCGGCGGTGTGGCCGTTCGTCCTCACCGTCCTCGGCGGTCTCGGGTGGGCGTTCGGCAACCTCGCCGTGCGGCGGGCCCGAACCACCCAGCCGTTCCAGCTCACGATGTGGATGAGCGTCGTGCCACCCATCCCGATGCTGGCGCTGAGCCTGCTCGTCGAGGGCCCAGAGCGGATCGTCAGCTCCCTCACGTCCGTCGGCTCATCGGTGGGTGGGGCCGCCGTGGCGGGGCTGCTCTATACGAGCCTCATCGCGACGGTGGTCGGCACGGGCATCTGGTCCTGGCTCATGGCACGGCACCCGGCGGGGACCGTCGCACCGTTCTCGATGCTCGTCCCCGTCACCGGCCTGACCTCCGCGTGGGTCCTGCTCGGCGAGCGCCCGACAGCGATCGAATGGGTCGGGTGCGCCATCGTCGTCGCCGGCGTGCTCATCACCGCCGGCGGCCGCCAACCACGACTTATTGCCCGTTCGGGTAGTTGCGAGCCCAGCGAGCGACTACCCGAACGGGCAATAAGTCGTCCGTAG
- a CDS encoding LysR family transcriptional regulator produces MDARHLALLRELADRGSVTAVAAATRRTGSAVSQQLRTAERDLGVRLVEPVGRGLRLTDAGRLLAEAAVDVETALARVEARLDEFRGRPTGTVRIAALTSAAEFLVPSALVELAAEGIALELSDTDVSEEEYASLAADHDIVIGHSLVSAVPRGAERLTHTVLAREPLDVALPADHPLAAKEQLTPRDVVDQPWVGVPVGYPFATVLDGIERVTGRPVQVVQRVRDNGVVEAFVAAGVGLALLPRFTTRPRVGVVLRPLRGVHARRWVVALSRPDRAERAVVRRTVKALRDVGRLTSV; encoded by the coding sequence ATGGATGCTCGTCACCTGGCCCTGCTGCGCGAGCTGGCCGACCGCGGCAGCGTCACCGCCGTGGCTGCTGCGACCCGTCGCACCGGCTCCGCCGTGTCGCAGCAGCTCCGCACGGCCGAGCGCGATCTCGGCGTCCGGCTCGTCGAACCCGTCGGCCGTGGACTTCGCCTCACCGATGCCGGACGGCTGCTCGCCGAGGCCGCCGTCGACGTCGAGACCGCGCTGGCCCGGGTCGAGGCGCGGCTCGACGAGTTCCGCGGGCGACCCACGGGGACAGTGCGGATCGCCGCGCTGACGAGCGCCGCCGAGTTCCTCGTGCCCTCCGCCCTCGTCGAGCTCGCCGCCGAAGGGATCGCCCTCGAGCTCAGCGACACGGACGTGTCGGAGGAGGAGTACGCGTCGCTCGCCGCTGACCACGACATCGTCATCGGGCACAGCCTCGTCAGTGCGGTCCCACGCGGAGCCGAGCGACTCACGCACACGGTGCTCGCGCGCGAACCCCTCGACGTGGCCCTCCCCGCCGATCATCCTCTCGCCGCCAAGGAGCAGCTGACCCCGCGCGACGTCGTGGACCAACCGTGGGTGGGTGTGCCAGTCGGCTACCCGTTCGCGACGGTCCTCGACGGCATCGAGCGCGTCACGGGACGGCCGGTGCAGGTCGTCCAGCGTGTGCGGGACAACGGTGTCGTCGAGGCGTTCGTCGCGGCGGGCGTCGGACTGGCGCTGCTGCCACGGTTCACGACCCGTCCTCGCGTGGGGGTCGTGCTGCGTCCGCTGCGTGGCGTCCATGCCCGACGGTGGGTCGTCGCCTTGTCCCGCCCCGACCGAGCCGAACGGGCTGTCGTGCGCCGCACGGTGAAGGCTTTGCGAGATGTCGGACGCCTCACCTCCGTGTAA